One window of Ziziphus jujuba cultivar Dongzao chromosome 5, ASM3175591v1 genomic DNA carries:
- the LOC107420766 gene encoding 14-3-3-like protein — MAVAPSPREENVYMAKLAEQAERYEEMVEFMEKVSASVDNEELTVEERNLLSVAYKNVIGARRASWRIISSIEQKEESRGNEDHVTVIRDYRSKIETELSNICDGILKLLDSRLIPSASSGDSKVFYLKMKGDYHRYLAEFKTGAERKEAAESTLTAYKSAQDIANAELAPTHPIRLGLALNFSVFYYEILNSPDRACNLAKQAFDEAIAELDTLGEESYKDSTLIMQLLRDNLTLWTSDMQDDGADEIKEAAPKRDDEQQGGA; from the exons ATGGCCGTGGCACCCTCGCCTCGCGAAGAGAACGTGTACATGGCGAAGCTTGCAGAGCAAGCTGAGCGCTACGAAGAGATGGTGGAGTTCATGGAGAAGGTTTCGGCCTCCGTCGACAACGAGGAGCTCACCGTCGAGGAGCGAAACCTCCTCTCCGTCGCTTACAAGAACGTGATCGGCGCTCGCCGAGCTTCATGGAGGATCATCTCCTCCATCGAGCAGAAGGAGGAGAGCCGTGGCAACGAGGACCACGTAACTGTGATCCGCGATTACCGATCTAAGATCGAGACCGAGCTCTCCAACATCTGCGATGGTATTCTCAAGCTCCTCGACTCTCGCCTTATCCCTTCCGCCTCCTCCGGCGACTCCAAGGTCTTTTATCTCAAGATGAAGGGCGATTACCACCGTTACCTTGCTGAGTTCAAGACCGGAGCCGAACGCAAAGAGGCCGCTGAGAGTACTCTCACTGCTTACAAGTCCGCTCAG GATATTGCCAATGCTGAATTGGCACCTACACATCCAATCCGTCTTGGACTGGCTCTCAATTTCTCCGTGTTTTACTATGAGATTCTGAACTCTCCTGACCGAGCCTGCAATCTTGCTAAACAG GCCTTTGATGAAGCAATTGCTGAATTGGACACTCTGGGCGAGGAGTCGTACAAGGACAGCACTTTGATCATGCAACTTCTTCGTGACAACCTCACCCTCTGGACCTCTGACATGCAG GATGATGGGGCTGATGAGATCAAGGAAGCAGCACCCAAACGTGATGACGAACAGCAAGGAGGAGCATAG
- the LOC107420750 gene encoding plant cysteine oxidase 1-like — translation MDDYCNTMEKSKIQTLYDACNAIFSQKDLPTFKQIQWLKKLIDSFEAIDVGIDELGSCGSPCRSPKGLICGQDISITYIHIHECEEFSIGVFCMPAGVTFPLHDHPGMTVFSKLLYGSVYTKAYDWIKSYKSSASQKFGVASKVIDGIWTAPCETSVLFPRSGGNIHSFTALTSSAVLDVLTPPYSEELGRPSTYFSDYPIVSLPGYAMLEERSLPDDLVVIGAPYLGPLLDDGDGDGDRDVDDSGGDHNTL, via the exons ATGGACGATTACTGTAATACAATGGAGAAAAGCAAGATACAAACTCTATATGATGCCTGTAATGCCATTTTTTCTCAGAAGGATCTTCCAACTTTCAAACAAATCCAGTGGCTAAAGAAGCTCATCG ACTCATTCGAAGCCATTGATGTTGGGATTGATGAATTGGGATCTTGTGGATCTCCATGTAGAAGCCCAAAGGGATTAATCTGTGGGCAAGACATCTCTATCACTTACATTCACATTCATGAATGTGAGGAATTCTCT ATAGGAGTGTTTTGCATGCCAGCAGGAGTGACATTCCCGCTCCATGATCATCCTGGAATGACAGTCTTTTCCAAACTCCTCTATGGTTCTGTCTACACCAAAGCTTATGATTGGATCAAATCCTACAAATCCTCTGCCTCCCAAAAAT ttgGAGTGGCAAGTAAGGTTATAGATGGAATATGGACCGCGCCTTGTGAGACATCAGTCCTATTTCCAAGAAGTGGTGGAAACATTCATTCATTTACAGCATTGACAAGCTCTGCAGTTTTGGACGTTTTGACTCCACCTTACTCTGAGGAGCTTGGAAGGCCTTCCACTTATTTCTCTGACTACCCCATTGTTTCTCTTcctg GATATGCAATGCTTGAGGAAAGAAGCCTGCCAGATGATCTAGTAGTCATAGGAGCACCATATCTTGGTCCTCTACttgatgatggtgatggtgatggtgatcGTGATGTTGATGACAGTGGTGGGGATCATAACACTTTGTGA